The sequence GCCAGCTTTAGAAATAAAATGACTTGATTGCAATTCTGAACGCTGACAGACCGCCAGGGTTCATCAGAGCTCAACCTGAGCGAGGCTTTTGTGGCTGAATGTGAGAAACTGAATATCTGGTGAAAAGCTTCGACAGCGGGACTTTAAACGCTCACGGTTTTGGAATAAGATGTCGAACAAGCCGCCGAGTGTTCAGCCTGTGGCTTAAAACAACCACATTTGCACTATAGGTTTTTCTTGTCTCTATTTATTCAGCAAATCAAAGCCATGGGCCACATTTACAGTACGCTGGTGCCAGTTGATGCCAGCTGGGATTAGTGTCTCCATCTATCAGGGGACAACAGCCTTTAATCCTCATCTCTGTGGTGTTGGCTGTGACCACAAAAAGGTGCCGGTATGGTAAGTGAGTGTGTCAAACAAGCAACGTCGCCTTTGCATAAATCAATACCAAATGCTGTAGACGATGTTTATAATTGTGATCAGTGTCTTAGTTAAGATTTCAACTGGAGGAACCgaatacagcagtgtttttcaaccttggggtcgggatcccatatGGGGTTgcccggaattcaaatggggtcacactgtaagcccggaatttgtatttactaaaatgctttaattacaatgcacttaaatgatccttgcctccagtgccacccacactggtgtatgaatgtttggtggtggtcggaggggccgtaggcgcaaaatggcagccacgcttctgtcagtctgccccagggcagctgtggatacaggtgtagtttaccaccaccagagggagaatgtgagcgcgaatgaataatgggtcaataatgtaaagcgctttgggtgtctagaaaggcgctaaataaatccaatccattattattattaagttttatgatgttactataaaatgttaagtatattctactaatttgtagacatagttgaaagtacgaaaaagaattaaatcactcagttttagccatgaccacacctttttatcttcgcattgcattgtgggtattgggcatgttgttgaaaatgtgttctttttatgtgcaggggttcagcggggttgtggtgttagtgttaatttggatttaatgtgtgtatggcagtgtttattggcctttttgtgtttgtttttgtatttttgtagagctgcaccacgagtcagagccagaggaagaacaatggctttcctgttcatcgaTATTTGTTACTACACTATAGAAATTTCAATGTCTTGACAAGTTAAAAGCGCTTCTTGAACTGGCAAAAGACATTGAACCAATTAACATTCATGATAAAATATATagagttgaataatttcataactattttggtctgGAAtaagattttgagtttgattatcttaaaaaaaagttggTAAATCAATGATaacttaatctggctgcaattgagaaaattagtcagtgtaacctaaaatgctgagttgaatggtttgatagtggggttgattttacaacagatttaaagtacaaataacttgccttttagtgttttctacttaatagtttaaattcaatacttttagcattaaagttgaaactacttaaaccaattgattagtcgatcattactcaaatcatttaagtgcaatcactttcctcaaattttttgagtaaactctacttatccgggcttacagtgcacctgaaatttctataaaaataaaaataaaaacttactaataaaaatataaggtgagctgacagagacaatccctatccatagaagacatgacaaactgtgaagctgaaactgaagcactgtggttctgtttatctgtcaaatgttcattgtggtcagtttcagatgctgcagctctttcataattcatagtttgagttcttgtttgttcagtattaattgtcagccttgtaaatccaagctggactgactgtacatattctgaccaaggaaaatcaaattctcactttttgcagtaatctacacctggctttactgcctccgtccataacactggtcaacaacaaatttattgtttaagttttttgagctgatttaggataattttggtgtgctgaatccaaaaatcacaaatgcgatgatttgtttatttattatcgcgagatgacacgagaagtcattccataaacatggtgataaacataaatatggtgttgatttacagatatattcattattattatatattacccctctatcccgtactaaattaaaaaatgattgggtttcctggtgtgtccacacataccacacaatgtttcttttaaaactcttcttcttcgcttgttgtaatgtccgtcaacatcttttttttttttttttctttattcacgtaactagttgcggaaaaaggtctttccattgcagttttgcgtgatatagcaattaattttgacagccttagttattttcttcacatcttggacatttaaacacaacacagctaacaagtttatggaaatataactgaagacctaccatatcaaatttaataccttttaaagagttTAAGTTTTAAGTACatatttggaaattcaagacttaagacttttcaggACCCCAGGGGAATCCTTCATTTCCAgattttctgtgtattgtgtATTAATTAGATCAGTGAGTTCACTTTTTTAGTGcaggaaagcaaaaaaaaactaatttcttGTCTCAAAcctaaatttacaatattttgtcgTTAAGTGCTATAATATCAAATTGTTTACTGACTCTACCGTCGTCAAAACATTGAAGTTAAAAGCTGGTTTTGGTATAATTGCATCTTTTATATACTTTTGATCAAGCCTCTCACCTATGTTTCACATGGCATTAGTAAAGATTCATAAACGTGTCCAGAGGATGCTCTAATTTAGGGATGGCAATTAACTCACATAATTTTATTGTTTATGCATTTTATTCTGGCATTTAGAGACCGAATAAGAACGGTTCTGTCACCCATTTTGAGCCTAAGTtataaataaaagacactattcCAGATTTAAATGAATATACTATATAGAAAGATAGGTTTAAAAAAAGACTACAATACAATTTACAACATTAACTGTGCTGTCTGAATGCTCTTACATAATAGGATACCATGAATTAAAGTGCAGCTACGACACATTAGAATAAAGAATAAACCACTCCGTTGTATTTCTTTTATGGATCTGCCTTCTCGTTTCCGTGAGAATGCCTCTTTATCGACTGCATCGGTTACAGGAGCTGTGGTCAGCGTCTGTTAATGTCTGCTCCTTCCAATCCAACTGTAATTTGTACAAAAGACCAACTGAGAGCTAAATTACTGTGGCTTCAGAAACCACAAGAAGCCAATAAAACGGAATCTAAACTTTGCTCACAAAGACGGTAATAGTCGAGTTCACGTTCAGTCTTGGGTGAATATTTCATTTCTAAAGAACAAGAGGCCGGGCTTGAAAACTCTGATCATCATCAACAATAGGAGCAAATATTTAGTAAAACGCATGTTTGgaatctggcaaaaaaaaaaaaaaagaaaattaaggtTTAACTGCTGAGTTGCATTTCAGGAATGTTAATGTGAAAGTTAATATTTgggtcagattaaccctttcatgcatgaattatgagaaccttagtcaatatttttttcttgagtgtttttattctttgttaggcatgaaaaaacgcaactgaaattttttatgaccctattttttatgtagttacaaaaatgtccactcagctggacaccatgtatttgatttttgaagcacagaaacatgtattaaaacgCGATATCAGAacgtgataaactgtgtgaaaatcatgaaataaaaacatttttaaagccaatAATGCCGTTTTAtcacattttctcatactctaatactagttgttactcaattcatggagataatatgaaaaaaaaacaaaactttttgattaagaaaactgttaattacagtctaataacaattagcaattgatttacactaaaacatattactgcagatcaggtttatcaagaacagcaaaggttgtttttcccattttatttatttatttagacaaggacaatgcaaaatatacattaaccttaaaaaggacagatgtattGTACCAGGTTCTAACACTAGTGCTCATTTCCACCAgtagtccctgaacaggctgacgttctcattaaaaaaaacagacattaataaaaactaaaacattaaaaaacagtaaaaaaaaaaaaaataataataataaaaatgcatttctataactccatctatataaaatactcactgacatccaaccattcactcttatttgtcccactgcagtccgtcacacacattaatggtctgaatgtcagtgtattatgggatggtgcttaagtgtccaatgtgtcggctgatatggaactaaaacaacaaaacccaggaatatacaagagaacagatgtaaaattactgtccactggagtgaccactgtgcatgaaagggttaatgtagccctatcagcctgcccaCGGGTTGAAAAAATTATAATATTCATCTGctatgaaaatataataaatcaggacaatggatgtttttttcaacttttgctcaaagtttagacactAACGTtactaaaagtacatcaaaagtgtattttagtgcaaactttaatgttcaaacatgatttttaatctttgtggagtgaaatatacgctattaaaaatctccgacacaaacaattaatttatgcatatcatcgtcaatccagccgaaaaaaaacaggcgaggataaaaaattctaatttctcttttagtttgttacagtttactcaggcatagtaatagatacaatattttagacaatgggaatagattctgtgaggtctgtaaatgtccatagacaccaagaacatccatatgaaccttattattgtggagtaattcttcatttactttgggtatgtctttttaggcgtttttcccctgaaaatatggtcagggttaaacaggttaagggaAAGTGAACATGCGCTAATGCTAATGGTTTTACCCCTGACAAAGATATTGAACCAGTAAATATTAAGTATGTGTtcagcaccaacaccagcaccatgTGAATGTGCTGCAgaaattaaaatgtttaaatgtgatattttgctttttttccctttttttttttttttttttaatggaattacacattttaaaacattttcctgtggtctacataaactgtaaatgctctgcttgggtctgaattcttcattaattcaattccacaggttgtttttagcttagttttagctgcttttaattgtttttagctAACCCTATTTGATTATAGtatatgttttcttttatgtcaAGTTTGGTTGCACCGATCTGAAGAGCACCTTGAATTTCATCATGCTGATGCCTTGCGCTAAcatgatgacaataaagcttctatcTAGTGTATTAAGTTGATTTTGTATGATTACAGAAGTGatatggagctttttttttttaatcaaaaatatcACTTTCACACTTAGAGGCTGATTTGACAGATAGTAGTCCACAAATAACAAGAGCATTCCATTTGTTTTACTTACTATTAACAGCTAAAATGTAAGACTGTGAAACAATGAGGATGTTTATTAAGAATTTCATTGGTTTATTTACTCGCACAAAGGTTTTATGGTTATACCACACTAACTTTTCTGCTGCCATTCCAGACATTCATTCAAAGTTGGTTGAAACACAAATGTTAGATGAAATCCTCAAAAAATGAATGTTTGAAAGTAATCTATAAgagtattttcacagtttaaactTTTTAAATTGAGCTAAACCTTGGCCAAAATATATCCATCATACAAAAAGgtgcttttaaaggagtgatattttgcttttttttttaatggaattatgcattttaagacattcccctgtggtctacataaactaaatgctctgcttgggtctgaattcttcattaattcaactccacaggtccatcttcaaccctatttctgagtaatgacaccagaaaggttgttttgagcgctggccctttaaatgcacatgcccCATCCCCTCCAGactgttgaccgtgctttctgtcccgttcagccacttgtgttcgttaatacaaccaacaactgaacattttaggtaatcagctcgaaatttgggcatattttcagttttcactaaAACCGCTGCTGcttataaacaattatgtcgtacttggagaaatattcgtcggaagtcttgaccttatacactacgaacaaaaagttgaggataatttttttttttttggtcatttgttttgttatttttgccatttgtaaataaaactgtctggtcactgaaaaaaaaaaaagtttcaattcacacacaaaaaagtaaaacgcactgtgcaagaatcccaactgattaattaaaaatatcctttacTTTTTGATCGTGGTGTATGTGCAAATGCCGTGACATAACTGGTTATAGATGTAATAAATTTtgaaggaattaaaactggttgtagaaatccactcagtttttgccaaagtgaatataaagataactttgcagcacctggagggttcaaattcaaactgtatgaactattagggttcaaatacacaaataaatgaaccaaagactaataaaagtgggtttagcaaaatatgacccctttaaaggttaAAATCATGAGAATGAACatcaacaattaaaaaacaaaacaaaactgtgagcCAATCACATGCTGTATgataaacatttgaaacatgaacTATAGTTGGAAGCTTGTTGCTTTATTACTGtaaattgtttattattttggcaAAATTATGACCAAAGtatatttgttattgttatatttactttttatatataataaataaaagtgatcaaGGATTTGGGAATTTTTATTCAGTAGTTAGGTCCTCCATTAAATGTTGGCTATAAGGCCTCCAACTACATAAGTTTTTTTGCTCCAATTCATTAAGCAATCAATATTTTGCAACAAAAATTGGCAGTCTTGTAGATAAACAGAGTATCTAAAACACCAACATCTGTTTAGAACAATAGTTTAAACAGGAACAGCACATTATCCACTTTTGCGCAAACCCTAAAAAGCAGATGTACTTTTTCAGCGGCTACGTGACTGAGCATGTTTTGCAATTTCCACATCATAAAGCCAACTCAGGCAAATTATCATACATAccattttaaagcactttttaatACCTACATGgaaatagaaaataaacataTTCATGTCATTTAGTTAAAAAAGTTACAGGTCATTCAACAGCAACATTGTTCCTACATGACCGTTTGATCTGACCCATTTATCTCCCTGTAAACACACATTTCTTCTAATTATCAGCTGTGAAACTGAATGCCAGTATAGCATTTGATCAAGTACGTTCACATCCATAAATAAAAGAGCTGATCTTGATGTGGGAAACACACCAATCAACATCACAGTCAcctaaatggagagaatttaattggaaaaatctaattcgttatttcatcacacctaaaattaaaagtaaacaaatgaatactcaacAGCCATGTTGGAGACTATGTAATCGCATGGATTCAGATCACGTTTTGaaaatgctcaaatatccaacGGTTCACTCAGCTCTTTGCGAGgtgttgggatatgcaatcccaaattcttgtcttgttctgtaccttgggcatttggaagaatcagtgcataaagaacaccgatatcttgtcaagatccttctGGCGGCCAgaaagaaggccataacaaagaactggattaagactgatgctctgtcttataaacaatggatttcaatcatagatgatatacttgtcatggaacatcttacatataaactgaagttgaaagaaaatctCTGTGAAAAACTAGGGAAAATGGCtaacattcagagacaaatgcgtctattaagggaccttaatattctgacaccatcacaggctgttcttttgatcggttttttttttccctactctccaacctgaggagactgttttgtactgttaaaaattgaaaaataaagattgttaaaaaaaaaaaaaaaaaaaaaagagctgatcTTGAAAGAACACACTGTACACGTTTATTTACATCACTCATACATTTTCTGCAGACAGAGCAGGGTCTTGCATTCAAGGCACAGGTTAACCCTTCCAAACCATCTTCCTTTCACTTATATCGCATACATATTTAATCTGACAGTCAACTAAATCTGGAATGTAATTAAACTTTTATCAAAATGGCAGATCATGTAAACATACACCGAATAAACAAAATACTGTACAATGTCACGGTGTGGTCTATGCACTTCTGTGTTGTAAAATCTCTTTCATTTCGTTAAGCTATGTTGCACTAGTTCACTTTAACTCTACCAAGAACATGACCTAAACCAGTTCACACACTTCTTCCATATATTTTCCACTCGAATACGGTTAATGTCTCTTGTAGAAGTCTTCAAATATTGCACAAActgtatctgtaaataaacacatcCAACTTCAATCCGGTAATGCTGGCAAAAAAGTGGAAATTAATAAGTTGACTAATGAAACAATACTCCACTTGACTGttcaaatacattaaaaaaaaaaaaaggttttagctCCTTCCAAAACAAAGTTAAATCACAATATTTGGCAGTTACAGTATGAAGAAAATAAGCTACAGTCTAGCAAGGTAAACAAGTAAACATTTTATCTTTTAATCTCTTCACAAAAATAATTCCTATACTAAAGAGTGACTAAATTAAATTTTCCACAGATATTCAGCTAGGTCTCAAAATGGAAATAATGGGCATCAAAACATTTTTACTCCTCTTCAGCCCACCAGCACAAAAACTCAAAGCTCTTAAATTACAAAGTGCTCCAGTTGAACGGCTCATTTGTTCTAAGCTTTGGTAAAGTGGCAACGATAAAGGAAGCGctattatccccccccccccccccatctcaaaTGTTTGGTAGCGGATAAACATGTTAGTTACATTCATGGggaaactaaagaaaatgtattCTGACTGAAGGAAACAAAATCACAGGTGAGAATTGTGGGTAATGGTCTTCAGGCAACAAACTTGTTCTTGGTCGAGGAGCCGCTCTTTGTGGCCGTGTCTGCGTGTGACTGGTATCCGATGATTACTCTTGGCGGTACACCTAATCTCTCCTTATACACACGCCTAAAAAtggcaaaacacacacatattgtaCTGCACGTTAGGAGACAATCTGGACAAAAGGTATGGAAATATGTCGTATTCCTACAGCCATGCTAATGTTGACTGTTGTTGCAGTTTAAAGCTACGCAAGACTCTCGTCACCATTTTTTCctaaaaatctgtaaaacccgagtcatagactaagtatcatgaatccgtcagtctttccgtgattactcacctgaatctcttccctctcgAAGGACAATAACTAAGTGTACTCCACTGTAAACAAACCAATTGtttacagagccagtaggtcTGTTAAAGGGaaatttctgcctgttaaagggaagtttttcctcgccactgtcaccaatcacaagtgtttgtccctggaggattctgttgggtttctgtaaattggcttagtctggttttgaccaactctatatgtaaagtgtcatgagacaacttttgttatgatttggcacaacataaataaaatttcattgaTTGATAAGTCAGTCGGGCATTcttggaaatttgtcgcaacatgcattgcGGGAAGCGGAGCTTCACGCAGCCGCATTATGGCCGCAGCTAGAACAAAAATGGAAATGGCTTCATTCCCTCTTACTACTGTGGCTGCATGAAGcgccacttcccacaatgcacgtcgcgacaaatttccaaaaatgcctgacTGACCTACTGGCGccatttgtaaacaaatggtttgtttatggtggagtacacttcaaaattgttcaccgtgacagaagagattcaggtgagtaatcacagaaatacTTAGGGATTTATGAAACTTGGGCTGTGACTCGgcttttacagatctgatgaaaaattggtgacgaaagtcttaCGCAGCTTTACAGGTGTGTCAGAATATATTTTCAATGCATTTAGCCCTGAAGCATTCACTGACTTCAGAGACACAGCTCTAATGTCCGACTGTCCAGGTTAACAAGCAGTTACAAACTCAGATCTGTCACATCAACTACTGGTCTTTCTCCAGTACACGTGTAAAAATGTGCTTAAACTACTAACAGAAGTTCTCATCAGTACATTAAATGAGGTGTCCCTAAACTTTGACCACCACAGCCCACCCAAATGCTCCACTGAAtaacacaggaaatcattcctgcctgtggacatcagactgtttaattccTCATTATAACCCAAGGGTCACctatcctggtcctcgagggctggtccctcttccaacacacccgaTTCAAATCATAAGCCTGtaatcaagttctgcagaagcctgataacgaccgtcaggtttgctgaagagggaaacatctaaaacatgcaggacagtagctctcaaggaccagggttgtgacccctgctctagagctttatatacacatttattttttcttttttgttttattaatcaTTTCTTACTATTTTTCATTTCACTTAAATGAAGCAACTGTGATACAATAATTCTCCcctgagattaataaagtattctgattatgcttttaaaaaaaaaaaagggtctttAGCTCACCCTATGTGTGTAATGGCCTCTTTGTTCTCATAGTCTGTGGTCCATATTGCTATTTTATCTCCTTTGGCTCGGACATTAATGACGGCCCCGCACACGTCATCGCTGTAGTCGTCAAAAGCTTCGCCCACAAGACACAAGAGCTGCGGGAAAATAAGACGGATTATaactttgttttgttcagttcTAAGTCTATGTAACAACTGGGAAAAGGTTCAAGGTTGAAGGCTAAAGAACCAAAACTTGGGCTGAACGTACGGTCTCTAACCAGAACCGGTCCAGGTCACATTTTCGCTGCTGCTTGGACAGAGTTATCAGCCAGCGGCCGCCTCGTCGGTTTCGTTCATCCTCCCACATGGGCTCAATGCCATCCTGGGTGGAAACACACGTCGAGCCCAACAAAATTAACAAGTTCATTCAAGATAGAAGAGAAACACATGGTTAGCAGCTGAAAATGTAAAGCAAGATTAAAAACCTCCTAACTCCTTTTTGGATTATACACCTATACTTATGAAATCATGAGCTCATCGTCTGCTCTATGTTCAGGCTTGAATGCAACACTGTAATAATCTGGGTGTGGTTATTTACTGTCTGCTCTGCAACAATGTGTTCACGCCAAACACGTCAGGTGAGTTTAGTAAAGCCAGATCCATTTGTTTTAGCAAGGAGCCAACAACTGGAGAAAGGCCCGACTCAACTCCGTCATTTTAGGAATAGTTGAATGCCAAATGGAAAAGCCTTGGCATGAAAACGGCTGCACGTCAAAAGAAAAAACACTAGTCAAGCAGGTGACTCAATGCAAGCTCCAAATGTTTCATGGCTCAGATGACGTTTCATGCAACGTCAATAGTAAAACCCAAATTGAAGCAAGAGAGAAAACTACTGAGTGAAACAGCCAACCAACAGTAGTCTCCAAAGAACTACTTCCTGTTAGTCAGAATGAAATTTCAACAAATGATGATGCATTTGGCTGTTTGGTTGCCAGTAAAGCTCAACATGCCAACAGCACTGAATACTAACTATTTTTTTCCTCACTTCTTTGCCAGGATAGcagtttacatgcacaaaatactgTGGCTTTTGCGCCGATTCTGAAGCAGTCATGAACAGCTGTCTCCGTGGCAAATGGAAACAAATATCCTATTATGATTCCTTGCACGCAGCTGTGCAAGCCCTGATTAAAAAGTTGTTCCACTTGTGAACACTGTCAACACAGCCTCCATCTTTCATGCCATCAAACACGTCATTGAAAAAGGTCAGATTTTTAATGTTTGGTCATATCAAAAAAACCTAAGGAGATCCAGAATTACAAGAACATGTGATCCTCCTTCTGGACAAATATGTAGACCTTTATTTGGAGCAGAAGAGATCTTCAACTCTGCCTCAGCTGACTTAAatgtaggcttttttttttttttaaacatggtcAGCTAATTTTTATGTTGCAGTGGGAGGAGATTTCTGTTTATGGCAGCTTTTATGTGTGATTACCACATATTGTAAGtctgaaaaagtacaaaaattgtttaaaaaaaacaaaaaaaaacaaacacacttgTGGTTAACCCAatccttagttttttttttatttcttacttTGGGTTGGGTGAAGAACACACATTACTAGTGATGTTGATGAACTAGTCAACCTAAATTGCTTGATTAATTGACGTAATGAAGAGTCAAAATGTCCATGCCTAGTCTCAACCTGTGATAAAAGCCACAATAGATACGTTTTCTGAAAGTGCTGTATACATGTCAACAGAACCTTCGCAAAACTAGAATATCAGCATATACCACGTGTCATGAGAAAATGTTCCATTTGGAACAATTCAACATAttcaaacagatttttttttttttttacattaaacctacaaattcagaatattgtcattCGGATACTAGTGAGGCATTAGTGTACATGTTAACATGCGACACATTACAAGAAACTTACAAATACATGTAGACTTGTGAGCAGCATGCTCCTTCCTCTGATGTTTAACTGCAGACAGTAACTCATTAAAATAAGTGTTTTTGTCTGTGAGCACAACACAGAACAGTGTAGATGTGCCGCTAGTAAGAATTAGAACAACCAATTCTGTCTCCGTAAACTCCTTCATAAACTCTTTGTGACCCCCACGTAAGATTAAAGCAGTGCAGTGAACTGAAGCAAGATTTGCCCCAAGTCAGTGGGATGaattgtattttggtttcctttaaAGATCCAAGTATGACTGATCAAGCAACATAACAAATCACCAGAACTGTCCAATGAATGGATAATCAGGCCGTGGCACTGTGTAAAATGATACTGGCTTACAACATTTGTACAGATGTTTATGTGTAAACTGTGCGTTTGAAATGGACTGGCCCTATAAGGCACCAAAAatcgtgtttttttttaaccccttttCATCTGAGAAATCGGATAATATGACACAGCCCTGACTGCAACTGCATTCTGGAGTTGCatctaagggctcatttatgctctacttTAAAGTCACAGGCGGATAAGGACAAAGCGTTCAGTTCGTCCCCTGCGTACATTACATACAttattctgtccgttttccgggagcttgcagATGCATACCTGGACAGTGAATACGGAGCGATGCCACCGGGAATTGTGGAGGTAGTcttgagatttgaacagaataatttccataaatagcggaacctttcaaagagcgactgtgtgagttagtgaaaaactaccgacatatttatgacaactacccttctggatatcaacattagtaaaatTCTTTCGTTGTCACCATGTTTGTCAttattgacttttttcttcttaaaaaaaccttactcttcttcgtggtattcggccagtacAGTACTTAAGAACAGC is a genomic window of Sphaeramia orbicularis chromosome 10, fSphaOr1.1, whole genome shotgun sequence containing:
- the LOC115426874 gene encoding eukaryotic translation initiation factor 4E-1A-like, whose translation is MATALVVVVAVAGNPEKEKSEKATQKVVSPNVYIKHPLQNKWALWFFKNDKSKTWQANLRLISKFDTVEDFWALYNHIQLSSNLMSGCDYSLFKDGIEPMWEDERNRRGGRWLITLSKQQRKCDLDRFWLETLLCLVGEAFDDYSDDVCGAVINVRAKGDKIAIWTTDYENKEAITHIGRVYKERLGVPPRVIIGYQSHADTATKSGSSTKNKFVA